The Streptomyces sp. HSG2 genome has a segment encoding these proteins:
- a CDS encoding non-ribosomal peptide synthetase — protein sequence MNPTNGTLHGGFLEHAADHPDAPAVLFDEGVVTYGELDRRSALLAERLTSEGARPGVPVGVCAERSPELLVAILGILRSGACYVPLDPKYPAERLRFMVEDSGVRLTVTTTASKGSCPPGSAVLMADGTADAASAGAPVPCVPADTAYVIYTSGSTGRPKGVPIRHASCAAMLEETDRIFAGCDMSGVAAVSSVCFDLSVMEIFAPLTRGGAVVLLESAVHLPESPHLDRVTHLNTVPSVMTGLLDAGGAPPNLRTVVLGGEAVRRGLVDRVYRETGADRVFNGYGPTEGTVFCAFKLVARDGTGEPSIGVPSSTARLYVLDGLLRPVPIGTAGELYLGGAGLARGYLNRPRTTAERFVPDPHLTGERMYRTGDLARYTADGELEFVGRVDHQVKVRGHRIEPEEVEARLAECPEVREAAAVVRPDGGGRGAGTLVAYVVPKDGGSRAGADGGEPWLDADLQTRITDRLAGVLPDHMVPETVVFLAALPLSPNAKTDRAALPEPPSPAASPVSEPAGTPTETALTEIWGDLLKRDPATIGVRDAFYDLGGNSLLLVRLAKQMTRRFGRRVGVSDLFRFRDIASLGRWLDDDGDTVPDAIEEARRRAAARRSAVRGRGRPAAD from the coding sequence ATGAACCCCACGAACGGCACCCTGCACGGAGGGTTCCTGGAGCACGCGGCCGACCACCCGGACGCACCGGCCGTCCTCTTCGACGAGGGGGTCGTGACCTACGGCGAACTCGACCGGCGATCGGCCCTCCTGGCCGAACGGCTCACCTCCGAGGGGGCGCGACCGGGTGTCCCCGTCGGCGTCTGCGCCGAGCGTTCCCCGGAACTGCTCGTCGCCATCCTGGGCATCCTGCGCTCGGGAGCCTGCTACGTGCCGCTGGATCCGAAGTACCCCGCCGAGCGCCTGCGCTTCATGGTGGAGGACAGCGGTGTCCGACTGACCGTCACCACTACTGCCTCCAAGGGAAGCTGCCCGCCCGGCTCGGCCGTCCTGATGGCCGACGGCACGGCCGACGCCGCGTCCGCCGGCGCCCCGGTCCCGTGCGTGCCGGCGGACACCGCGTACGTGATCTACACCTCCGGATCGACCGGCAGGCCGAAGGGGGTGCCGATCCGGCACGCCAGTTGCGCGGCGATGCTGGAGGAGACCGACCGGATCTTCGCGGGCTGCGACATGAGCGGCGTGGCCGCCGTCAGCTCCGTCTGCTTCGACCTGTCCGTCATGGAGATCTTCGCGCCCCTCACCCGGGGCGGGGCGGTGGTCCTGCTGGAGAGCGCGGTCCACCTCCCCGAGAGCCCGCATCTGGATCGGGTCACCCACCTGAACACCGTGCCCTCCGTGATGACCGGGCTGCTGGACGCCGGCGGGGCCCCGCCCAATCTGCGCACCGTGGTCCTGGGGGGCGAGGCGGTGCGACGCGGACTCGTCGACCGCGTCTACCGCGAGACCGGCGCGGACCGGGTGTTCAACGGATACGGTCCCACCGAGGGGACGGTGTTCTGCGCCTTCAAGCTGGTCGCCCGGGACGGGACGGGAGAGCCCTCGATCGGCGTCCCCTCCTCGACGGCGCGCCTGTACGTCCTGGACGGCCTGCTGCGCCCGGTGCCGATCGGCACGGCCGGCGAACTCTACCTCGGGGGTGCCGGTTTGGCCCGGGGCTATCTGAACCGCCCGCGCACCACCGCGGAGCGGTTCGTTCCCGATCCGCACCTCACCGGCGAGCGCATGTACCGGACGGGCGACCTCGCCCGCTACACCGCCGACGGGGAACTGGAGTTCGTCGGCCGGGTCGACCACCAGGTCAAGGTGCGGGGCCACCGCATCGAGCCCGAGGAGGTGGAGGCACGGCTGGCGGAGTGCCCCGAGGTGCGTGAGGCCGCGGCCGTGGTGCGCCCGGACGGCGGGGGACGGGGCGCCGGGACGCTGGTCGCCTACGTGGTTCCCAAGGACGGCGGGTCCCGCGCGGGAGCGGACGGCGGCGAGCCCTGGCTCGACGCAGACCTCCAGACGCGGATCACCGACCGGCTGGCGGGCGTCCTGCCCGACCACATGGTCCCGGAGACCGTCGTCTTCCTCGCCGCGCTCCCGCTCTCCCCGAACGCCAAGACCGATCGGGCCGCCCTGCCGGAACCCCCGAGCCCCGCGGCCTCCCCGGTCTCGGAGCCGGCGGGCACCCCCACGGAGACGGCGCTGACCGAGATCTGGGGAGACCTCCTGAAGCGGGACCCCGCGACGATCGGAGTGCGGGACGCCTTCTACGACCTCGGCGGCAACTCCCTGCTGTTGGTCCGGCTGGCCAAGCAGATGACCCGCCGGTTCGGCCGGCGAGTGGGGGTCTCCGACCTCTTCCGGTTCCGCGACATCGCCTCGCTCGGCCGCTGGCTGGACGACGACGGCGACACCGTCCCCGACGCCATCGAGGAGGCGCGGCGGCGGGCCGCCGCCCGACGGTCCGCGGTACGGGGCCGAGGCCGCCCGGCCGCCGACTGA